Proteins co-encoded in one Brassica oleracea var. oleracea cultivar TO1000 chromosome C4, BOL, whole genome shotgun sequence genomic window:
- the LOC106341045 gene encoding transcription factor MYB104-like isoform X1, with the protein MGKGGHDSGSGKYFAIEKTFHKGPWTSAEDQLLIGYVDKHGEGNWNAVQKHSGLSRCGKSCRLRWVNHLRPSLKKGSFTDKEEQRVVELHASMGNKWARMAAQLPGRTDNEIKNFWNTRLKKLQRLGLPIYPDEVREQAMNAAAQNGQNSDHSQESLEPDCLEIPEFDFKYLQLNNYQSVLLRNVPMGNMMKHCSFQPNMYNLIGSPYMSPNRKRVREQETDFLDTGDYATNEQSAQLWNQKQFHVVPESHLLGNATTYSSPPSEPEAEKLELPSFQCFDPPGDWETQHSNPMPAVESDRTLVQSPLTDCPSSGLLESVVYGSSGEKQATNSTDPDSPLLLQSSLFGHIELTPAFENNTETDMFPFGPTSSSERGTSLESGDWIRQLLGEDRDYTK; encoded by the exons ATGGGTAAAGGTGGTCATGATTCCGGATCAGGCAAATATTTTGCAATAGAAAAAACATTTCACAAAGGGCCTTGGACATCAGCTGAAGACCAACTTCTGATAGGTTATGTTGATAAACATGGTGAGGGTAATTGGAACGCTGTTCAAAAGCACTCTGGCCTTTCTCGCTGTGGCAAAAGCTGCCGCCTTCGTTGGGTGAATCATCTGAGACCCAGTTTGAAAAAAGGCTCTTTTACCGACAAGGAAGAGCAGCGTGTCGTTGAACTTCATGCTTCTATGGGTAACAAATGGGCACGAATGGCTGCACAA CTACCGGGCCGAACAGATAATGAGATAAAGAATTTCTGGAACACGAGGCTGAAGAAACTGCAGCGACTTGGCCTACCCATTTACCCTGACGAAGTTCGGGAGCAAGCAATGAATGCAGCGGCTCAAAATGGTCAAAACTCAGATCATAGTCAAGAGTCATTGGAGCCAGACTGTCTCGAGATCCCTGAATTCGACTTCAAGTACCTACAACTCAATAACTACCAGTCGGTGCTTCTTCGCAATGTTCCCATGGGTAACATGATGAAACACTGTTCCTTTCAGCCTAATATGTACAACTTGATAGGATCTCCTTACATGTCGCCTAACCGCAAACGCGTTAGGGAACAGGAAACAGATTTTCTTGACACGGGTGATTATGCTACCAACGAGCAAAGTGCTCAGCTCTGGAACCAGAAACAGTTCCATGTTGTACCAGAAAGTCATTTGCTTGGCAATGCTACTACGTATTCTTCTCCTCCTTCTGAGCCCGAGGCCGAGAAGTTGGAGCTCCCTTCATTCCAATGTTTTGACCCTCCTGGCGATTGGGAAACGCAACACTCTAACCCAATGCCGGCAGTTGAGTCAGACAGAACTTTAGTTCAGTCCCCTCTCACAGATTGTCCATCTTCTGGGTTGTTGGAGTCAGTTGTATATGGATCATCAGGTGAAAAACAGGCAACAAATAGTACTGATCCAGATTCACCGCTTCTGCTTCAGTCTTCTCTATTTGGCCATATCGAGCTTACGCCAGCCTTTGAAAACAATACAG AAACAGATATGTTTCCTTTCGGTCCAACTTCTTCTAGTGAGAGAGGCACATCTCTTGAGAGTGGTGATTGGATAAGACAACTTCTTGGTGAGGATAGGGACTACACCAAGTAG
- the LOC106341045 gene encoding transcription factor MYB104-like isoform X2 — translation MGKGGHDSGSGKYFAIEKTFHKGPWTSAEDQLLIGYVDKHGEGNWNAVQKHSGLSRCGKSCRLRWVNHLRPSLKKGSFTDKEEQRVVELHASMGNKWARMAAQLPGRTDNEIKNFWNTRLKKLQRLGLPIYPDEVREQAMNAAAQNGQNSDHSQESLEPDCLEIPEFDFKYLQLNNYQSVLLRNVPMGNMMKHCSFQPNMYNLIGSPYMSPNRKRVREQETDFLDTGDYATNEQSAQLWNQKQFHVVPESHLLGNATTYSSPPSEPEAEKLELPSFQCFDPPGDWETQHSNPMPAVESDRTLVQSPLTDCPSSGLLESVVYGSSGEKQATNSTDPDSPLLLQSSLFGHIELTPAFENNTDMFPFGPTSSSERGTSLESGDWIRQLLGEDRDYTK, via the exons ATGGGTAAAGGTGGTCATGATTCCGGATCAGGCAAATATTTTGCAATAGAAAAAACATTTCACAAAGGGCCTTGGACATCAGCTGAAGACCAACTTCTGATAGGTTATGTTGATAAACATGGTGAGGGTAATTGGAACGCTGTTCAAAAGCACTCTGGCCTTTCTCGCTGTGGCAAAAGCTGCCGCCTTCGTTGGGTGAATCATCTGAGACCCAGTTTGAAAAAAGGCTCTTTTACCGACAAGGAAGAGCAGCGTGTCGTTGAACTTCATGCTTCTATGGGTAACAAATGGGCACGAATGGCTGCACAA CTACCGGGCCGAACAGATAATGAGATAAAGAATTTCTGGAACACGAGGCTGAAGAAACTGCAGCGACTTGGCCTACCCATTTACCCTGACGAAGTTCGGGAGCAAGCAATGAATGCAGCGGCTCAAAATGGTCAAAACTCAGATCATAGTCAAGAGTCATTGGAGCCAGACTGTCTCGAGATCCCTGAATTCGACTTCAAGTACCTACAACTCAATAACTACCAGTCGGTGCTTCTTCGCAATGTTCCCATGGGTAACATGATGAAACACTGTTCCTTTCAGCCTAATATGTACAACTTGATAGGATCTCCTTACATGTCGCCTAACCGCAAACGCGTTAGGGAACAGGAAACAGATTTTCTTGACACGGGTGATTATGCTACCAACGAGCAAAGTGCTCAGCTCTGGAACCAGAAACAGTTCCATGTTGTACCAGAAAGTCATTTGCTTGGCAATGCTACTACGTATTCTTCTCCTCCTTCTGAGCCCGAGGCCGAGAAGTTGGAGCTCCCTTCATTCCAATGTTTTGACCCTCCTGGCGATTGGGAAACGCAACACTCTAACCCAATGCCGGCAGTTGAGTCAGACAGAACTTTAGTTCAGTCCCCTCTCACAGATTGTCCATCTTCTGGGTTGTTGGAGTCAGTTGTATATGGATCATCAGGTGAAAAACAGGCAACAAATAGTACTGATCCAGATTCACCGCTTCTGCTTCAGTCTTCTCTATTTGGCCATATCGAGCTTACGCCAGCCTTTGAAAACAATACAG ATATGTTTCCTTTCGGTCCAACTTCTTCTAGTGAGAGAGGCACATCTCTTGAGAGTGGTGATTGGATAAGACAACTTCTTGGTGAGGATAGGGACTACACCAAGTAG